A single region of the Marmota flaviventris isolate mMarFla1 chromosome 10, mMarFla1.hap1, whole genome shotgun sequence genome encodes:
- the Leprot gene encoding leptin receptor gene-related protein, translated as MAGVKALVALSFTGAIGLTFLMLGCALEDYGVYWPLFVLIFHAISPIPHFIAKRVTYDSDATSSACRELAYFFTTGIVVSAFGFPVILARVAVIKWGACGLVLAGNAVIFLTIQGFFLVFGRGDDFNWEQW; from the exons ATGGCGGGCGTTAAAG CTCTTGTGGCATTATCCTTCACTGGGGCTATTGGGCTGACTTTTCTTATGCTGGGATGTGCCTTGGAGGATTATGG TGTATACTGGCCCTTGTTCGTCCTGATTTTCCACGCCATCTCCCCTATTCCCCATTTCATCGCCAAAAGAGTCACATATGACTCTGACGCAACCAGTAGTGCCTGTCGGGAACTGGCGTATTTCTTCACTACTGGGATTGTTGTTTCTGCCTTTGGATTTCCTGTTATTCTTGCACGTGTGGCTGTG ATCAAATGGGGAGCTTGTGGCCTTGTGCTGGCAGGCAATGCTGTCATTTTTCTTACAATTCAAGGTTTTTTCCTGGTATTTGGAAGAGGAGATGATTTTAACTGGGAGCAATGGTAG